From a region of the Zingiber officinale cultivar Zhangliang chromosome 4B, Zo_v1.1, whole genome shotgun sequence genome:
- the LOC121976759 gene encoding DNA-binding protein MNB1B-like: MKRGKSKTDAPKKADTKLSVKKGSERVAKKPRKSKADKDPNKPKRPQSAFFVFMEEFRKIFKEKNPNNKSVAAVGKAGGDKWKSLSEEEKAPYVAKAAKLKADYTKTMAAYNKGQAGGGSRSAAAAAAAEDDEESDKSKSEVNDDEDDEDDEEDEDEDDDE, encoded by the exons ATGAAGAGGGGTAAATCCAAGACCGACGCTCCCAAGAAGGCTGATACCAA GCTTTCGGTGAAAAAGGGATCTGAAAGGGTGGCTAAAAAGCCGAGGAAGTCGAAGGCCGACAAGGATCCTAACAAACCTAAGAGGCCCCAGAGTGCCTTCTTCGTTTTCAT GGAGGAATTCCGGAAGATATTCAAGGAAAAGAACCCTAATAACAAATCGGTCGCAGCG GTTGGGAAAGCTGGAGGAGATAAGTGGAAATCCTTGTCGGAAGAA GAGAAAGCCCCATATGTAGCCAAGGCAGCAAAGCTCAAAGCCGATTACACCAAAACTATGGCTGCCTACAATAAGGGTCAG GCCGGAGGAGGAAGTCgttctgctgctgctgctgcagcgGCAGAAGATGACGAGGAGTCCGACAagtccaaatctgaggtgaatgATGAtgaggacgatgaggacgatgAAGAAGATGAG GATGAGGATGATGATGAATGA